From the Alteromonas sp. CI.11.F.A3 genome, the window AGCACGGTTAGCTGTGTTTGAGCAATTAGCAGCAAAACGCCTTGAAAGCAAAGCATGGACAGTTGAAGCGCTCGCGAACCACACTGAGCAACTTGCCTCAGCTTTTATTGCGTGGGTTTCGCCATTAGCCTCGGTTACGCTGCTAATGACAGGCCTGTTGCTCACGGGGTACTTCATGAATGTGCCAGGTTATGGTTTTTTCATCGCCCTAGGCATAGTGTGGTTGGTAATTAGTGTTATTACTGCGGTTTACGGACTGAAAGCCGTGGCTAGTTCGGCTGAGGAAGAACTTGATTTTCGGCAACAAAGCGCGACGTTTTTTCAAGCAAGTAGCTTATGGCACCTTAAGTCAAAAACGGTGAAGGGCTTGTTTAATGCACCCTCTTCTCAGCGCGTACAAGATGCACAACTAAAAGAGCAGGCACTAGTGTCTAAAGCTATGTGGCTGTTCCAAGGTGGCGTGTTCACTTTAGTGGCGTTGGTTGTTTTTACTGCCAATACGGCAGCCTATTTTGTTCCGCTCGCATTCATTACGCCAATGGTGCTATTGGCTGCACCAGACTGGGCGAACGCCACTTTCAGCAGTGTCGTGAAGCTTGCTAAGTGGCGACATAGCAAGGCAGAGCTACACGCAATGCACATCCAGCCCTTGCCCTTACTAAATGCCCATAAACCCAGCATGTCACTTTCTTTAACGGGTTTTATCGCTAAAGAAAGAAACCTACCAGCGGTCAATATGCAGTTTAAGGCATTAGGGCTGAATGTGATTAAAGGCTATTCGGGATGCGGCAAGTCGAGCGTACTACAAGCAATATGCGGGCTCCTTCCTTTTGAAGGCCGACGCTCTATAGACAATGTTGCCACCCCGCAAGGCATGCTAGAAAAATGGCTTTATGTTGAACAGCAGCCCATCATTTTGGCCGGTACGATTAAACTCAATTTAGATCCGGCAGCGTCTGGAATAAGCGAAGATGCCATGCACAATGCTTTAGCTCGGGTTGGTTTGCAGCACCTTACTGCCTTGACAGAATGGGTTGGTAAAGGAGGAAGGGCTTTATCTGGCGGTGAAGGTAAGCGTTTAGCATTGGCCAGAGCCTTATTAGCGATGCCCGATGTGTTGTTAATTGATGAACCTTTTGAAGGGCTAGACTACGAAGCACAACAGCGCGTTGCCGAGGTCATCAATGAGAGTGCGCATTCGCGGTTAGTCATTGTTGCTACCCATGTTGTTCCTGTGGCCCTACAACCAAATGCAACGTTCTCGCTTGATGAAAAAGGTCATCAGAGTAAATCTCACCCCAGCCTTCATACTCAACGAATTGGCACCCAGCAAAGTCATAACCAACTAAGTCATAACCAAATAGAACAGGCCCATCAACAGACGGTTGGCCAAGGTGAATTACCGCTAACTCCGCCGGTTTACTCAACGCTTACGCCTAATGAGCAACAGCAACAAACATTGGCAGAGCTACAACACCATGAGCGTAACAGGGTGCTTGGCTTTAAGCCGCGATAAATGACAAGACGCGATGAGATACGAATGCATACTGTTTTTTGTTAAGCCGCAAGGGCAAAAGCTAATAAAAAAAGGCGCCACAAAGGCGCCTTAAACACACATGTATAACTTGGTTTTAGAACTTAGCGCGTAGCTGCACACCGAAGTAACGGTCTGCATCACGAGGGATTTGATAACGGAAGTTATCGCCGCTGTAGGTGGTTACATAGCTTTCGTCAGTTAAGTTCTTACCGATAAGGCTGATACGGTAGTCATCATCTTGGAACGAAAACGCTAAGCTTGCATTCACAATGGCGTAGTCAGGTAATACTGCCGGGTCGTTTTCTTCGGCAAACGCACCAGGCGCACCCACGAACATTTCATCAGTGTAAACGTACGAGCCGTTTAAAATGATGTCCATGTTGTCCATTTCCCAAATGTACTCACCGGTTACAGAGTATTTCAAGTCTGGAGAGAAAGGTAAATCAGCACCTGAGCGACCAGTACACTCGGTATCGGTATCGGTTACTGGGCATAAGAACTCATCAACTTCAGCATCTACTTTCGATAAACCACCGGTTAACGAGAGGTTATCTGTTGCTTGCCACATGAAGTCAAATTCGAAGCCTTGGGTAGTAACAGAGCCCGCGTTGGTTAAGCGAGAGATAGTCACTGAATCGAGTAACTCTGAGTTATTTGCTTGAAAACCGTCAATATCAGTTCTAAAGATAGCGGCGTTAAATATTACGCTGCGGCTTGCGTATTTATACCCTAACTCATAGGCATCTGATGTCTCTTCACCAATAGGTAAGGTATCTTTGTCTGACATGTTGTAAAACACGTTAAACGCAGGGCCTTTATAACCTTGTGAGAAGGTAAAATACGTCATGCTGTTATCGGTTAAGTCATACTGCATGCCTAA encodes:
- a CDS encoding ATP-binding cassette domain-containing protein, with protein sequence MKSKPLKPAASAQGTSTSKASSSLTGQTSMAAYGALGLALLHGIAGLSILIISSWFIAISAIAPIGFNYVIPAVVIRGLALLRIASGYTTMWLGHNDLLTRIAKARLAVFEQLAAKRLESKAWTVEALANHTEQLASAFIAWVSPLASVTLLMTGLLLTGYFMNVPGYGFFIALGIVWLVISVITAVYGLKAVASSAEEELDFRQQSATFFQASSLWHLKSKTVKGLFNAPSSQRVQDAQLKEQALVSKAMWLFQGGVFTLVALVVFTANTAAYFVPLAFITPMVLLAAPDWANATFSSVVKLAKWRHSKAELHAMHIQPLPLLNAHKPSMSLSLTGFIAKERNLPAVNMQFKALGLNVIKGYSGCGKSSVLQAICGLLPFEGRRSIDNVATPQGMLEKWLYVEQQPIILAGTIKLNLDPAASGISEDAMHNALARVGLQHLTALTEWVGKGGRALSGGEGKRLALARALLAMPDVLLIDEPFEGLDYEAQQRVAEVINESAHSRLVIVATHVVPVALQPNATFSLDEKGHQSKSHPSLHTQRIGTQQSHNQLSHNQIEQAHQQTVGQGELPLTPPVYSTLTPNEQQQQTLAELQHHERNRVLGFKPR